Proteins from a genomic interval of Bradyrhizobium sp. CCGB01:
- a CDS encoding VOC family protein → MPQQFDRSAEDLGNAIHFEHVNIQVPDQRLATLFYVTGLGLTRDPYLMVSDTNMWINAGRSQFHLPSGKPQVLRGHTGLVIEGREALLARLASVAKKLEGTAFAFTEHNDHVEAVCPWGNRMRCYEPDAARFGRIALGIPYVEFDVPIGTAKAIGAFYPEIMGMPADLRNGDGLIAAVKTGRDQHLLFRETDRPQGGYDGHHVQMYITDFSGPYRKLLARDLISREDNQYQYRFCDIVDLDSGKHLFTVEHEVRSATHPMFMRPMVNRNPASNNRNYAAGHDQSLWAMGPDQYEG, encoded by the coding sequence ATGCCGCAACAATTCGATCGATCCGCAGAAGATCTCGGCAACGCCATTCATTTCGAGCACGTCAACATCCAGGTCCCGGACCAGCGCCTCGCCACGCTGTTCTACGTCACGGGGCTCGGGCTCACCCGCGATCCCTATCTGATGGTCTCAGACACCAACATGTGGATCAACGCCGGACGGAGCCAGTTTCATCTGCCGAGCGGCAAGCCGCAGGTGCTGCGCGGCCATACCGGGCTGGTCATCGAGGGCCGCGAGGCGCTGCTGGCGCGGCTGGCGTCAGTCGCCAAGAAGCTCGAGGGCACGGCGTTCGCCTTCACCGAACACAACGATCATGTCGAGGCGGTTTGTCCCTGGGGCAACCGCATGCGTTGTTACGAGCCCGACGCCGCGCGCTTCGGGCGCATCGCGCTCGGCATTCCCTATGTCGAGTTCGACGTGCCCATCGGCACCGCAAAGGCGATCGGCGCCTTCTACCCCGAGATCATGGGCATGCCCGCGGATTTGCGGAACGGCGACGGCCTGATTGCGGCCGTGAAGACCGGCCGCGACCAGCATCTGCTGTTCCGCGAGACCGACCGGCCCCAGGGCGGCTATGACGGCCACCATGTGCAGATGTACATCACCGATTTCTCCGGCCCTTATCGCAAGCTGCTGGCGCGCGACCTGATCTCGCGCGAGGACAATCAATACCAGTACCGGTTCTGCGACATCGTCGATCTCGACAGCGGCAAGCATCTGTTCACCGTGGAGCACGAGGTGCGCAGCGCCACCCACCCGATGTTCATGCGCCCGATGGTCAATCGCAATCCTGCTAGCAACAACCGCAACTACGCGGCCGGCCACGATCAGTCGCTGTGGGCCATGGGACCGGATCAGTACGAGGGATAG
- a CDS encoding CaiB/BaiF CoA-transferase family protein: MGGVLEGVRVLDFGRYIAGPYCATLLAEFGAEVIRVEKRDGSEDRFVAPVGENGEGALFLQVNRNKKCITLDPMKAEGQEVMRRLIATADVVVANLPPQTLHAMKLDYDSLKAIKPDIILTTATAFGGPGPWSDRVGFDGVGQVMSGSVYMTGAGDPPYRAAVNWVDFGTALHCAFGTLAALIERGKSGRGQIVEGALLATALSFTNATLIEQAVINVNRVPTGNLGQTAAPADIYRTKDGWVLCQVTGHPLFKRWARLMGEEELWLNDPRFADDISRGNNGPVISERMARWCAERTTQEAVDTLGKAMIPTGPVLSPQQALDHPHIRAAGFMQDVDYPGLPKQAPVARAAVRLSETPGEIASRPPTLGEHTDLVLTELGYDAAAIAALRQGGII; the protein is encoded by the coding sequence ATGGGAGGAGTTCTGGAGGGCGTGCGCGTCCTCGATTTCGGGCGTTATATCGCGGGGCCCTATTGCGCGACCTTGCTGGCCGAATTCGGCGCCGAGGTCATCCGCGTGGAAAAGCGCGACGGCAGCGAGGACCGCTTCGTGGCGCCGGTCGGCGAGAACGGCGAAGGCGCGCTGTTTCTCCAGGTCAACCGCAACAAGAAGTGTATCACGCTCGATCCGATGAAGGCGGAGGGGCAGGAGGTGATGCGCCGCCTGATCGCGACCGCGGACGTCGTCGTTGCCAATCTGCCGCCGCAGACCCTGCACGCGATGAAGCTCGATTACGACTCGCTGAAGGCGATCAAGCCCGACATCATCCTGACGACGGCGACCGCATTCGGCGGACCGGGCCCCTGGTCCGACCGTGTCGGCTTCGACGGTGTCGGGCAGGTCATGTCGGGCTCGGTGTATATGACCGGTGCCGGCGATCCGCCGTATCGGGCCGCGGTGAACTGGGTCGATTTCGGCACGGCGCTGCATTGCGCATTCGGGACGCTGGCTGCGCTGATCGAGCGCGGCAAATCCGGACGCGGGCAGATCGTCGAGGGCGCGCTGCTCGCAACCGCGCTGTCCTTCACCAATGCGACGTTGATCGAGCAGGCCGTCATCAACGTCAATCGCGTGCCGACAGGCAATCTCGGCCAGACCGCAGCTCCGGCGGATATCTACCGCACCAAGGACGGCTGGGTGCTGTGCCAGGTCACGGGCCATCCGCTGTTCAAGCGCTGGGCGAGGCTGATGGGCGAGGAGGAGCTTTGGCTGAATGATCCGCGTTTTGCCGACGACATCAGCCGCGGCAACAACGGCCCTGTCATCAGCGAGCGGATGGCGCGCTGGTGCGCCGAGCGCACCACGCAGGAGGCGGTCGACACCCTGGGTAAGGCGATGATCCCGACCGGGCCCGTGCTGAGCCCGCAACAGGCGCTCGATCATCCGCATATTCGCGCCGCCGGCTTCATGCAGGATGTCGATTATCCCGGCCTGCCGAAACAGGCCCCGGTCGCTCGCGCTGCGGTGCGGCTGTCGGAAACGCCGGGCGAGATCGCATCGCGCCCGCCGACGCTCGGCGAGCACACCGATCTCGTCCTCACCGAGCTCGGCTATGACGCGGCTGCGATCGCGGCGCTTCGGCAGGGCGGTATCATCTAG
- a CDS encoding MFS transporter — translation MRIEPQSLAFTLLLGLLAAVPYSGIDINLPALTATGVTLGASASDVGLTMSAFMLSLAIAPLIYGPVSDRLGRKPVLAFGLALFVAASVGCALAPSLPVLLLCRFVQGIGAAATATTFAIIRDLFDGDAARGKIANVMVAVNVATVIAPTAGAALLAAAGWQSIYAAQAGIGFMLLMVVMFRFAETATIAPSGRLVPSAVIDSYRRVLTHPVSLPFILVGATGGATVFAYVTGASLYFVGAVGLRPEQYGLIFSACSAAVMGGALLDGQLGRRGASSARMLATGLTLSAAASVALLAMTLAGWMPTALVVTLLMTVALGFGLSLPNVMSATMQRLPEIAGAVSAAAGSIQLTAGAIASGLVAVRFDGRTALSMTAVMAAAALLALVLYLLVARPAERRLESLTIEPGVAIRSPRNS, via the coding sequence ATGCGAATCGAGCCTCAATCCCTCGCATTCACGCTGTTGCTCGGCCTTCTTGCGGCCGTGCCGTATTCCGGCATCGACATCAATCTGCCGGCACTCACCGCCACCGGCGTCACGCTTGGCGCGAGCGCATCGGATGTCGGACTGACGATGAGCGCGTTCATGCTCAGCCTGGCCATCGCGCCGCTGATCTACGGACCGGTCTCGGACCGCCTTGGCCGCAAGCCGGTTCTCGCATTCGGCCTCGCGCTGTTCGTCGCCGCCAGCGTCGGTTGCGCGCTTGCCCCTTCGCTGCCGGTCCTGCTGCTGTGCCGCTTCGTTCAGGGCATCGGCGCCGCCGCAACCGCCACGACCTTTGCCATCATCCGCGATCTGTTCGACGGCGACGCCGCACGCGGCAAGATCGCCAACGTCATGGTCGCCGTCAACGTCGCCACCGTGATCGCGCCGACGGCGGGCGCCGCCCTGCTGGCGGCTGCCGGCTGGCAGTCGATCTATGCGGCCCAGGCCGGAATCGGTTTCATGCTGCTGATGGTCGTGATGTTTCGCTTCGCCGAAACCGCGACGATCGCCCCTTCCGGCCGCCTCGTGCCATCCGCCGTGATCGACAGCTATCGGCGCGTGCTGACGCATCCGGTTTCGCTGCCTTTCATCCTGGTCGGCGCCACCGGAGGCGCCACGGTGTTTGCCTATGTTACCGGCGCCTCGCTGTACTTCGTCGGCGCCGTCGGGCTGCGCCCCGAACAATACGGGCTGATCTTCAGTGCCTGCTCGGCGGCCGTGATGGGCGGCGCCCTGCTCGACGGCCAGCTCGGCCGGCGCGGCGCAAGTTCGGCACGCATGCTGGCAACCGGGCTGACGCTGTCGGCCGCAGCCAGCGTCGCCTTGCTTGCGATGACATTGGCCGGCTGGATGCCGACGGCTCTCGTAGTCACGCTTCTGATGACGGTCGCGCTTGGCTTCGGCCTGAGCCTGCCGAACGTGATGAGCGCGACGATGCAGCGCCTCCCTGAGATCGCCGGCGCCGTCAGCGCCGCCGCCGGCAGCATCCAGCTGACCGCAGGCGCGATAGCCAGCGGGCTGGTGGCGGTTCGCTTCGACGGCCGGACCGCGCTCTCAATGACCGCGGTGATGGCGGCGGCAGCGCTTCTCGCCCTGGTCCTGTATCTGTTGGTTGCACGCCCCGCCGAACGTCGTCTGGAGTCGCTGACCATCGAACCCGGCGTCGCGATCCGAAGCCCGAGGAATTCCTGA
- a CDS encoding glycosyltransferase, with translation MKILIASTPATGHLNPMLAITQILVAEGHEIAFMTGTAFRARVEASGVRFFPLPEGADFDPSDVFSRVPELKSIPPGLEWFRVACERIFVDAVPHQHQGLLQVLRQFPADIIVCDDMLFGVLPMLLGPRSQRPPIALCGTSFLHWAREDGAPNFLGLPPAKTDEERDHYAAMARDYDAAVDQPVSLRLNRALKSLGVGPIAMPLFHSVVALADAYLQLSVPSFEFPREIPSSVQFVGTPPIIANQVPPPSWAEQLDGTRKIVLVTQGTVANHNFNLLIAPTLAALADEPDILVIATAGGRPVDAIPGRIPSNARIASYLPFEWLLPNVDVLVTNGGYGSVNQAMSFGIPLVTAGMTEDKADVNARVAWSGVGINLATNEPTPEALRDAVRAVLDQPRYQLRATQIADEFAEIDTPAEILRVLSELVTDETEVSRLRAAAASQGRRVGRRA, from the coding sequence ATGAAGATTCTTATCGCTTCGACGCCTGCGACGGGTCATCTCAATCCGATGCTGGCGATCACGCAGATCCTGGTCGCCGAAGGCCATGAGATTGCTTTCATGACGGGCACCGCCTTTCGTGCCCGCGTCGAAGCCAGCGGCGTCAGATTTTTTCCGCTTCCGGAGGGCGCGGACTTCGATCCGAGCGACGTCTTCTCGCGGGTCCCCGAGCTCAAATCCATCCCTCCGGGGCTGGAGTGGTTCCGTGTTGCCTGCGAGCGCATCTTCGTCGACGCCGTTCCGCACCAGCACCAGGGACTGTTGCAGGTGTTGCGGCAATTCCCCGCGGACATCATCGTCTGCGACGACATGCTGTTCGGTGTGCTGCCGATGCTGCTCGGACCGCGCTCGCAGCGGCCCCCCATCGCGCTCTGCGGGACCTCGTTCCTGCATTGGGCGCGCGAGGATGGCGCGCCCAATTTCCTCGGCTTGCCGCCTGCAAAGACCGACGAGGAGCGCGATCATTACGCGGCCATGGCGCGGGACTATGATGCGGCGGTCGATCAGCCGGTGTCACTGCGACTGAACCGGGCCCTGAAGAGCCTCGGCGTCGGACCGATAGCGATGCCGCTCTTCCATTCCGTGGTCGCTCTCGCGGACGCCTACCTGCAATTGTCGGTGCCGAGCTTCGAATTTCCTCGCGAGATTCCGTCCTCGGTGCAATTCGTCGGCACGCCTCCGATCATTGCCAACCAGGTCCCGCCGCCGTCATGGGCCGAGCAGCTCGACGGCACACGCAAGATCGTTCTGGTGACGCAGGGAACGGTGGCCAATCACAATTTCAATCTGCTGATCGCCCCGACGCTGGCCGCGCTCGCCGACGAGCCCGACATCCTGGTGATCGCGACCGCGGGCGGCCGCCCGGTCGACGCCATCCCCGGCAGGATCCCGTCGAACGCGCGCATCGCCAGCTATCTGCCGTTCGAATGGCTGCTGCCGAACGTCGACGTACTCGTCACCAATGGCGGCTATGGCAGCGTCAACCAGGCCATGAGCTTCGGCATCCCGCTGGTCACCGCGGGAATGACCGAGGACAAGGCCGACGTCAACGCGCGGGTCGCCTGGTCCGGCGTCGGCATCAACCTCGCGACCAACGAACCGACTCCAGAGGCCTTGCGCGACGCGGTGCGAGCGGTGCTCGACCAGCCGCGCTATCAATTGCGCGCAACGCAGATCGCGGACGAGTTCGCCGAGATCGATACGCCGGCGGAAATCCTTCGTGTCCTCAGCGAACTCGTGACCGACGAGACGGAGGTATCGCGCCTCCGCGCGGCCGCAGCGAGCCAGGGGCGACGTGTCGGCCGGCGTGCCTGA
- a CDS encoding c-type cytochrome — translation MQNIVALIAMAALIAFLVWSGVRALRARNPLVKWGGVVLAATLAVALSGVSALTAAGIVKQHSRSAPVPDLEVEVTPERIARGRAVADGFCAGCHSKSGVLSGGGDVGKDLPLPIGSFVPANLTPAGALKHWSDGEIFRAIRNGIDARGRWLAIMSFTNAGRLSDDDTRAVIAYIRGLSPSGEQTPDPPDRFSLLGLAMLGAGMLPDAKPVFTGVVIAPPKEPTARYGRYLLSYQDCRECHGKDLSGGVPGQLPPLGPDLAIVKDWSQAQFVATMRTGVDPNGHRLTEQMPWQPIGRMDDDELAAIYQYLVNLPRF, via the coding sequence ATGCAGAACATTGTCGCCTTGATTGCGATGGCTGCGCTCATCGCATTCCTGGTTTGGTCAGGCGTTCGCGCCTTGCGGGCAAGGAATCCCCTGGTGAAATGGGGCGGAGTGGTGCTGGCAGCAACGCTCGCCGTCGCGCTGTCAGGCGTAAGCGCGTTGACCGCAGCGGGCATCGTCAAGCAGCATTCGCGGTCTGCGCCGGTCCCCGATCTCGAGGTCGAGGTGACGCCGGAACGAATTGCCCGCGGCAGGGCAGTCGCCGACGGCTTTTGCGCCGGATGCCATTCGAAGAGCGGCGTTCTGTCGGGTGGCGGCGATGTCGGCAAAGATCTGCCCCTTCCCATCGGCTCCTTCGTGCCCGCGAATTTGACTCCCGCCGGGGCCCTGAAGCATTGGTCCGACGGCGAGATCTTTCGTGCCATTCGCAATGGCATCGACGCGCGGGGACGATGGCTCGCGATCATGTCCTTTACCAACGCCGGCCGGCTCAGCGACGACGACACCAGGGCCGTCATCGCCTACATCCGCGGCTTGTCACCGAGCGGCGAACAGACCCCGGATCCTCCGGATCGTTTCAGCTTGCTGGGCTTGGCGATGCTGGGCGCCGGAATGTTGCCGGATGCCAAGCCGGTCTTCACCGGTGTGGTCATCGCGCCGCCGAAGGAGCCGACGGCGCGCTACGGCAGGTACTTGCTGTCCTATCAGGACTGCCGTGAATGTCACGGCAAGGATCTCTCCGGTGGGGTGCCCGGCCAGTTGCCGCCGCTCGGACCCGACCTCGCTATCGTCAAGGACTGGAGCCAGGCGCAGTTCGTCGCAACCATGCGCACAGGTGTCGATCCGAACGGACATCGGCTCACCGAGCAAATGCCGTGGCAGCCGATCGGGCGGATGGACGATGACGAACTCGCCGCGATCTACCAGTACCTCGTGAACCTGCCGCGCTTCTGA
- a CDS encoding response regulator, whose translation MLADVGHIVVVDDDPTLRQMVIRYLEEHNVPTRAASTRSELNHYLEAGQPSLIILDLRLGQDDGLDLLREIRSHSDVPVIITTGHRPDEIDRIVGLELGADDYIIKPFSLRELLARVRAVLRRQEMGRAARARDPERGGYRFSGWKLERRGRKLVDPSETPVPLSKGEYALLLAFLEAPQRPLSREHLLQATRIHEDIFDRSIDVQVLRLRRKLEADPSAPRVIQTERGVGYVFAVPVDPF comes from the coding sequence ATGCTTGCAGATGTTGGCCACATCGTCGTTGTCGACGACGACCCCACCTTGCGTCAGATGGTGATCAGATATCTGGAGGAGCACAACGTCCCGACCAGGGCGGCCTCCACCAGGTCCGAGTTGAACCACTATCTCGAAGCCGGTCAGCCCAGCCTGATCATTCTCGACCTTCGCCTCGGCCAAGACGACGGTCTGGATCTGTTGCGGGAGATCCGTTCGCATTCCGACGTGCCGGTGATCATCACGACCGGTCACCGCCCCGACGAGATCGATCGTATCGTCGGGCTCGAGCTCGGCGCCGACGACTACATCATCAAGCCTTTCTCCCTGCGAGAGCTGCTGGCCCGCGTCCGGGCTGTGTTGCGGCGGCAGGAGATGGGTCGTGCTGCGCGGGCCCGCGATCCCGAGCGCGGAGGCTATCGATTCAGCGGATGGAAACTGGAACGCCGCGGCCGAAAGCTCGTCGATCCCAGCGAAACGCCGGTCCCGCTCAGCAAGGGAGAGTATGCTTTGTTGCTGGCCTTCCTCGAGGCGCCGCAGCGACCCCTGTCACGCGAGCATCTGCTGCAGGCGACCCGCATCCATGAAGACATTTTCGATCGCAGCATCGACGTCCAGGTGCTGCGGCTGCGGCGCAAGCTGGAGGCCGATCCGAGTGCGCCGCGAGTCATCCAGACCGAGCGCGGCGTCGGCTATGTGTTCGCGGTTCCTGTAGATCCGTTCTAA
- a CDS encoding DUF1127 domain-containing protein: protein MKTHSRNVVRVVPDAMERERRSRFAWSDGRGVSGRRTDCTASQRLADQGLADIGSRPAATAAQPDREVSKFWSGVFALIEGFALYGAALHPTAAMPVHAILEARRHWQPRPEAGAPVAPVRNSGSDGAESNVVELDRVRPFNAQRERRWRWLRSAGGTLTDLLSHSRREREIDRAVAALAKLDDQTLRDLGIQSRSDIEWTVRYCHDC from the coding sequence ATGAAGACGCATTCTCGCAATGTGGTCCGTGTTGTCCCGGATGCCATGGAGCGCGAGCGGCGCAGCCGTTTCGCGTGGTCTGACGGCCGCGGCGTGTCCGGTCGCCGTACTGACTGCACCGCGAGCCAGCGCTTGGCGGATCAGGGCCTCGCGGACATCGGCTCGCGGCCGGCGGCGACGGCTGCGCAGCCAGACCGGGAGGTCAGCAAATTTTGGTCTGGGGTCTTTGCCCTCATCGAAGGGTTTGCCCTCTATGGTGCCGCGTTGCATCCGACCGCGGCCATGCCGGTTCACGCAATACTGGAGGCCAGGAGGCATTGGCAGCCGCGCCCAGAGGCTGGCGCGCCCGTGGCGCCGGTGCGGAACAGCGGCAGCGACGGGGCCGAGAGCAATGTCGTCGAACTCGATCGCGTCCGGCCGTTCAATGCGCAACGGGAGCGGCGTTGGCGTTGGCTGCGCTCGGCCGGTGGGACGTTGACCGACTTGCTGTCGCATTCGCGGCGGGAGCGCGAGATCGACAGGGCGGTTGCCGCTCTGGCGAAGCTCGACGACCAGACATTGCGCGATCTCGGAATCCAGAGCCGTTCGGATATCGAATGGACGGTGAGGTACTGTCATGATTGCTGA
- a CDS encoding cytochrome-c peroxidase, whose protein sequence is MIAICAVLLCCVEVTPAPSQSPPPSALDRGEPITPIPAARANDPLKVQLGEKLFSDRRISHDNSRTCQYCHDVATNGASQKPHDVALDGMELPLNTPTVFNSTLNFRFTWEGKFRTVEADIKASLESPHTMGSSAAEAAEKLDADLDMRGRFLAAYGRRPEGGDVIDALASYQRTLLTPGGRFDRWLQGDDAALSADELDGYRLFKSLGCSACHQGVNVGGNLFERHGIFHPLASPEPKILRVPSLRNVATTPPYFHDGSAPTLDDAVRKMALAQLNATLTDQQVKALVAFLGSLTGTYRGATVGGAP, encoded by the coding sequence TTGATCGCCATTTGCGCGGTGCTGTTGTGCTGCGTGGAAGTCACTCCCGCGCCGTCGCAGTCGCCGCCCCCGTCGGCACTGGACCGCGGCGAGCCAATCACGCCGATTCCTGCGGCTCGCGCCAACGATCCGCTCAAGGTCCAACTTGGCGAGAAGCTGTTTAGCGATCGCCGGATATCGCATGACAATTCCCGCACCTGCCAATATTGCCACGATGTCGCGACGAACGGCGCGAGCCAGAAGCCGCACGATGTTGCCCTCGACGGGATGGAGCTTCCGCTCAACACGCCCACGGTCTTCAACTCGACGCTCAATTTTCGTTTCACCTGGGAAGGGAAATTCCGCACCGTCGAGGCTGATATCAAGGCGTCGCTGGAAAGCCCGCACACCATGGGCAGCAGCGCGGCGGAGGCTGCCGAGAAGCTCGATGCCGATCTTGATATGCGAGGTCGTTTCCTCGCGGCGTATGGCCGCCGCCCGGAGGGTGGCGATGTCATCGATGCGCTTGCGAGCTACCAACGCACGCTGCTCACGCCGGGCGGCAGGTTCGATCGCTGGCTGCAGGGCGACGATGCAGCGCTGTCGGCCGATGAATTGGACGGATACCGCCTGTTCAAATCGCTGGGCTGCTCGGCCTGCCATCAGGGCGTCAACGTCGGCGGCAATCTGTTCGAGCGCCACGGCATATTCCACCCTCTCGCTTCGCCCGAGCCCAAGATCCTGCGCGTGCCGAGCCTGCGCAACGTCGCGACCACGCCGCCGTATTTTCATGACGGCAGCGCGCCGACACTCGACGACGCGGTTCGCAAGATGGCGCTGGCCCAGTTGAACGCGACGTTGACGGACCAGCAGGTCAAGGCGCTTGTCGCCTTTCTCGGCAGCCTGACCGGGACCTATCGCGGCGCGACCGTGGGAGGCGCGCCGTGA
- a CDS encoding two-component system VirA-like sensor kinase, with protein MRSAPLVACVAFVLALLTWLLLNGLNINSARYDSQLQALGDFSRFERGMTREVLTARAGLSRNYDALVHLVNAYDDALSRLRDTAGLDPEQTMAIDVLSARAGRQESLIERFKSRNALLQNSFAYFGLFSDKLAASDDRRLVTAASALAAAMLRLTLDTSDTAARQVEDRLEELAQLQAPRAEADSVRALLTHGQMLHDLLPDIDTILKTLVAESNNREQDAMMTVILKRQLAARASARKTRLLQYITSLLLLSGIIYFGSLLRKRAVTLRRRAAFEHVIANISMLFINSSNERIATDVEMALHQLAGCIGADRAYFACVLGTTMQTYRWSRDGIELEPGWPERVLSLAPRLDGGEDGIVYIPKVNASHPHDTMNLLAEADVSGWLCIMAAYGNRDGILGFDAVRGGALTYWPEVSLFRMAFDAIGNAIRRARLEGEKERLQKSLQHARRMETVGTFASGIAHNFNNIVGAILGYAEMADARVPSGSGPAASLAEIRRAGERARELVEQILSFGRRGEGRRERVCVKTLVDETRSLLAASLPSHVKVEVVEMAETAVVIGEPAQLQQVILNLCNNAAQAMNEPGRVELRIEVRDLAKPLLVGRNEVGRGRFTVISIADPGPGMDEATLERIFEPFFTTRPDGNGLGLATVREIVEQHGGAIAVQSKPDAGARFEIWLPSGESDEPQALQHGSDPALRGAGETVLVIDTDRRRLLRYEEILAALGYEPVGFTGLAEAIAACRAAHTRFDAALVCHLPGGSSLDLAAALHDAAPALPIILAAPSTRDLAMPSLKTSGITELVHHPLASAELAGVLARSIVSPATSSRLKRAASAT; from the coding sequence GTGAGATCCGCTCCACTCGTTGCCTGCGTCGCGTTCGTGCTCGCGCTTCTCACCTGGCTGCTGTTGAACGGGCTGAACATCAATTCGGCGCGTTATGATAGCCAGCTGCAGGCGCTGGGGGATTTCAGCCGGTTCGAACGCGGGATGACCAGGGAGGTCCTCACCGCGCGTGCCGGCCTGTCGCGCAATTACGACGCGCTGGTGCATCTGGTGAATGCCTATGACGATGCCTTGTCGCGGCTGCGCGACACCGCGGGCCTCGACCCCGAGCAGACCATGGCGATCGATGTCCTGTCGGCACGCGCCGGCCGGCAGGAGAGCCTGATCGAGCGGTTCAAGAGCAGGAACGCGTTGCTGCAAAACTCCTTTGCCTATTTCGGCCTGTTCAGCGACAAGCTGGCCGCGTCGGATGACCGGCGGCTGGTGACGGCCGCCTCCGCACTGGCGGCGGCGATGCTGCGCCTGACGCTCGACACGTCGGACACCGCCGCGCGCCAGGTCGAGGATCGGCTGGAAGAGCTGGCGCAGCTTCAAGCGCCGCGGGCGGAAGCGGACTCGGTCCGGGCGCTGCTCACCCACGGGCAGATGCTGCACGATCTTCTGCCTGATATCGACACCATCCTGAAGACGCTCGTCGCCGAATCCAACAACCGCGAGCAGGATGCCATGATGACGGTGATCTTGAAGCGCCAGCTCGCCGCGCGCGCCTCGGCGCGCAAGACGCGTTTGCTGCAGTATATCACCTCGCTGCTGCTACTCTCGGGCATCATCTATTTCGGATCGTTGTTGCGCAAACGGGCCGTGACACTGCGCCGCCGTGCCGCGTTCGAGCATGTGATCGCCAACATCTCGATGCTGTTCATCAATTCGAGCAACGAGAGGATCGCCACGGATGTCGAGATGGCGCTTCACCAGCTTGCAGGATGCATCGGTGCGGATCGGGCTTATTTTGCCTGCGTGCTCGGCACGACCATGCAGACCTATCGGTGGTCCCGGGATGGCATCGAGTTGGAGCCGGGTTGGCCGGAGCGGGTGCTGAGCCTCGCGCCGCGATTGGACGGCGGTGAGGACGGCATCGTCTATATCCCCAAGGTGAACGCTTCGCATCCCCACGACACGATGAACCTGCTTGCCGAAGCCGACGTCAGCGGCTGGCTCTGCATCATGGCGGCCTACGGAAACCGCGATGGAATTCTCGGCTTCGATGCCGTGCGCGGAGGCGCGCTCACATATTGGCCCGAAGTCTCGCTGTTTCGCATGGCCTTTGACGCCATCGGCAATGCGATCCGACGAGCTCGGCTCGAAGGCGAGAAGGAGCGCCTGCAGAAAAGTCTGCAACACGCGCGTCGCATGGAGACCGTTGGAACCTTTGCCAGCGGCATCGCCCACAACTTCAACAACATCGTCGGTGCAATCCTCGGCTATGCCGAAATGGCCGATGCGCGAGTCCCGTCAGGAAGCGGGCCGGCCGCGAGTCTTGCGGAAATCCGCCGTGCCGGTGAGCGGGCGCGTGAGCTGGTCGAACAGATTCTCAGCTTCGGGCGCCGCGGCGAGGGCAGGCGGGAGCGCGTTTGCGTCAAGACCCTGGTCGACGAAACCAGGTCGCTGCTGGCCGCATCATTGCCGTCGCACGTCAAGGTCGAGGTCGTTGAGATGGCCGAAACGGCCGTCGTGATCGGCGAGCCTGCCCAATTGCAGCAGGTCATCCTGAACCTGTGCAACAACGCGGCGCAGGCGATGAATGAGCCGGGCCGCGTCGAGCTCCGCATCGAGGTGCGCGATCTCGCGAAGCCGTTGTTGGTCGGGCGCAACGAAGTCGGCCGTGGCCGTTTCACCGTCATTTCGATCGCCGATCCCGGGCCAGGCATGGATGAGGCGACGCTGGAGCGGATATTCGAGCCGTTCTTCACGACCCGCCCGGACGGCAACGGCCTTGGACTTGCGACGGTTCGCGAGATCGTCGAGCAACATGGCGGCGCCATCGCCGTGCAGAGCAAGCCGGATGCCGGCGCGCGCTTTGAGATCTGGCTGCCGTCCGGCGAGTCCGACGAGCCGCAAGCACTTCAACACGGCTCCGATCCGGCGTTGCGCGGCGCCGGCGAAACCGTGCTCGTGATCGACACCGATCGCCGCCGCCTGTTGCGCTACGAGGAAATCCTCGCGGCACTGGGTTATGAACCCGTCGGCTTCACTGGGCTGGCGGAGGCGATTGCCGCCTGCCGCGCCGCGCACACCCGTTTCGACGCGGCGCTGGTGTGTCATCTGCCCGGAGGCTCGTCACTCGATCTCGCGGCGGCGCTGCATGACGCTGCGCCGGCGCTGCCGATCATCCTGGCGGCGCCCTCGACACGCGACTTGGCGATGCCGTCGCTCAAGACATCTGGCATCACCGAACTCGTTCACCACCCGCTGGCATCGGCGGAGCTCGCCGGCGTCCTGGCGCGGAGCATTGTCTCCCCGGCCACGAGCAGTCGATTGAAGCGAGCCGCCAGCGCGACATAG
- a CDS encoding DUF2934 domain-containing protein yields MVKPTEDLIRSRAHALWELAGRPEGRQDEFWREAERELSADPANNAEEASDTFTE; encoded by the coding sequence ATGGTGAAACCGACAGAAGATCTCATCCGGAGCCGCGCGCATGCGCTCTGGGAATTGGCAGGCAGGCCGGAAGGGCGGCAGGACGAGTTTTGGCGCGAAGCGGAGCGGGAGCTTTCGGCCGATCCAGCCAACAACGCCGAAGAAGCCTCCGATACGTTCACGGAATAA